TTAGGGATAACAgcgttatatctttttaaagatCATATTAATAAAGATGTTTGCGACCTCGATGTTGaattaagataaattttaaatggagaagtttaaaaattaagtcTGTTCGACTTTTAAAATCTTACATGATTTGAGTTCAAATCGACGTAAGTCAGATTGGTTtctatctataaaatttaataaattatttgtacgaaaggactataatttataattaaattattataaattaactaataaatatttaattaattatattagcaTATTAGTGcattaaatttagaatttaattaaattatagaaaaattataatatataataattataataattataaattatttaatttttattttaataattttaattagagtagcttttttaactttatttgaacgtaaaatattaagatatatacaattacgaaaAGGACCTAATAAAGTAGGATTTAAAGGACTTTTACAACCTTTTAGAGatgcattaaaattattaataaaagaatttttttttcttaattttataaattcatatcttattagtccaataattatattttttttatcaataatattatGATTAAGATATccttgaattaataaattttattatatagataatagaattatttatttaatattaattttaagattaaTAGTTTAtccaattatattaattggtTGAGTTTCtttatgtaattattcaattttaggTTCATTACGGGCAATTTCTCAAAtgatttcttttgaaattttattatttttaatattttttatattaataataataattgaaagatattctttaaatagatttatcaattttcaattaaatataaaatttataattttaatatatcctttatatattattttttttattagaatactaattgatttaaatcgagttccatttgatttaattgaaGGAGAATCTGAATTAGTTTCAGgatttaatattgaatattttagaagattatttgttttaatttttttatctgaatatataaatattatatttataagtatattaataactattatattttatgggttaataaattgatcaattaattttatttttatatatttaattcatataattattttaattataattcgtGGGGTTTTGCCTCGAATCCGATATGacaagttaataaatatatgttgaattgaattattagttttaattttattttattcattttatatttatttgattaaagaattatttttaataatttaatatttttaaagttaatagaaaattttatttctatatttatgttttcaaAACATATACTATTCAAGTTCATtaactaataaaatttaaatataattattattttttaataataaatctcaaatattattaatataaaatgaaagaattaaataaaaaaaatatataaaagtaaaaatttgatttaaatttatatatggatattcaattatttgtcTTCCTAATcaagttaatataataaaaatattaataaatcatcaatatataattttatttataaaataaaatttattattttttaaattatttaaattaattaatggaattaaatatagaataaaaattgaaaaaaataatataattactcCTCCTAATTTATTAGGAATAACTCGTAAAATTgaatatgcaaataaaaaatatcattctgGTTTAATATGAACTGGGGTAATTATTGGATTtgctattttaaaattatctggATCTCCTAATATATATGGAAATTgaagattaataattataaataatataaatactaaaataattgtaattatatctttaattgtaaaatatggatgaaaattaattttataaatatttattttagaatgaATAGGATTTGAAGATCctgtaatatgtaaaattattaaatgaataaaaactattaaaagaataataaatggtaaaataaaatgaaatgaataaaatcgatttaatgtatcattattaattgaaaatccTCCTCAGATTCATTCAACTATAAATTGCCCAATATAAGGAAttgctgaaattaaatttgtaattactaTTGCTCCTCAAAATGATATTTGACCTCATGGAAGAACATATCCTAAAAATGCAGTtgctattgataaaaataaaattgatacacCAATTATTCAaacttgtaataatttaaatgaataataaaatatatttcgtgcaatatgtaaatatataattaaaaaataaaatgaagcaccatttatatgaattaaacgaattaatcaacctgaatttatatcttttataatgtTAGAAATTCTGTAAAATGCAATATTGATATTTGGACAATAATgtatagaaagaaataatcctgaaataatttgaattattagaaatattcctAAAATCGatccaaaatttcaaaaataattaatattaattggtgttggtaaattaataaatgatattggtaaatttattaaatttattttataaattattggaattatttttttcatttttttgttcgtaaatttttattttcaataaaacaaatttttgttataataaataatataataattaaaaaaataataaatattaataaaataaaataattaggatttaaatatagttttttaataatattaattttgttattttttacaaaattaaaattataattttttataataaatttatttaattgttttatttgaattataataaatataattaaaaataaatttaaaaaaattaaatttaaaaaattatttttttttgttaaattattaattaaacaaataaaataagaaaataaaattaaaattcctctaataaaaataataattaaaataaataaatttaatgaaatattttgttttaaaattaaaatattaattattattaaaattacataaaaaattaaatatattagttGTTTtaaaggtgaaataaaaatatttataaatatataatttaaaattaatattaaatttatgtaaaaatttgtaaataaaataatattaaaaataattaaaattttcattttaaaaattaaccaaaaaatagtttaaataaaattataattttgggaattatagatatttatgaaaattaaatttttttgaaatttttaaatttttgttatattaattaattttaaaattttaatttacaaaattaatgtttttagttaaactatataacatattaattattaattaatttcaatttttttgattgttaatttaattatttttatattatttattataataaattattttgtttattttttaaattttttaattggaatggaatatttaattataatgattttatttaatataatttcaattaattataataattgaatttttttaatttatttaatttattcagttTGTGAAGGAGTTTTAGGATTATCATTAATAGttagaataaattatgaatatggtcatcaaaaaattaattttattaat
The Bombus fervidus isolate BK054 unplaced genomic scaffold, iyBomFerv1 scaffold0167, whole genome shotgun sequence DNA segment above includes these coding regions:
- the LOC139997748 gene encoding LOW QUALITY PROTEIN: cytochrome b-like (The sequence of the model RefSeq protein was modified relative to this genomic sequence to represent the inferred CDS: substituted 11 bases at 11 genomic stop codons), whose amino-acid sequence is MKKIIPIIYKINLINLPISFINLPTPININYFXNFGSILGIFLIIQIISGLFLSIHYCPNINIAFYRISNIIKDINSGXLIRLIHINGASFYFLIIYLHIARNIFYYSFKLLQVXIIGVSILFLSIATAFLGYVLPXGQISFXGAIVITNLISAIPYIGQFIVEXIXGGFSINNDTLNRFYSFHFILPFIILLIVFIHLIILHITGSSNPIHSKINIYKINFHPYFTIKDIITIILVFILFIIINLQFPYILGDPDNFKIANPIITPVHIKPEXYFLFAYSILRVIPNKLGGVIILFFSIFILYLIPLINLNNLKNNKFYFINKIIYXXFINIFIILTXLGRQIIEYPYINLNQIFTFIYFFYLILSFYINNI